Proteins from a single region of Allocatelliglobosispora scoriae:
- a CDS encoding GTP-binding protein, whose product MASERVDVSGQARAVPTALKILIAGGFGVGKTTLVDAVSEILPLQTEEVLTSASADSDDLSGVESKTSTTVVMDFGRITLADDLVIYLFGTPGQDRFWFLWDELALGALGAVVLADTRRLADCFPSIDYFEQRGLPFVVAVNCFHGEQPFSVPAVRTALDLDPGVPVVLCDVRDHRSGRDVLVTLVEHVRVLARRQLTPA is encoded by the coding sequence ATGGCCTCCGAGCGCGTTGACGTTTCCGGCCAGGCACGGGCGGTTCCGACCGCTCTGAAGATTTTGATCGCGGGTGGATTCGGGGTCGGCAAGACGACCCTCGTCGACGCCGTCAGCGAGATCCTGCCCCTGCAGACCGAGGAGGTGCTCACCTCGGCGAGCGCCGACTCGGATGATCTGTCCGGTGTGGAGTCCAAGACCTCGACCACGGTGGTGATGGACTTCGGCCGGATCACGCTCGCCGACGACCTCGTCATCTACCTCTTCGGCACGCCGGGGCAGGACCGGTTCTGGTTCCTCTGGGACGAGCTGGCCCTCGGCGCGCTCGGTGCCGTGGTGCTCGCCGACACCCGGCGGCTCGCGGACTGCTTCCCCTCCATCGACTATTTCGAGCAGCGCGGGCTGCCCTTCGTGGTGGCGGTCAACTGCTTCCACGGCGAGCAGCCGTTCAGCGTGCCCGCGGTGCGGACGGCACTCGACCTGGACCCGGGGGTGCCGGTCGTGCTCTGCGACGTGCGCGATCACCGGTCCGGCCGGGATGTGCTCGTGACGCTCGTCGAGCACGTCCGAGTCCTGGCCCGCCGACAGCTGACCCCGGCCTAG
- a CDS encoding DUF742 domain-containing protein: MTEAHDWLDAEAGPLVRNFALTGGRTRPGATAFDLLTYVVGIGEVDEEVALRLHPEHRAILARAETPVSVAELASHVNLPLGVVRVLLHDLLELGTIERHDPRQATTFPDDELLKAVIHGLRAR; encoded by the coding sequence ATGACGGAGGCCCACGATTGGCTTGACGCCGAGGCCGGCCCGCTGGTGCGCAACTTCGCGCTCACCGGCGGCCGGACCCGGCCCGGAGCCACGGCCTTCGACCTGCTGACCTACGTGGTCGGCATCGGGGAGGTCGATGAGGAAGTCGCGCTGCGGCTGCACCCGGAGCATCGGGCCATCCTCGCGCGCGCTGAGACCCCGGTCTCCGTCGCCGAACTCGCCTCCCACGTCAACCTGCCGCTTGGCGTGGTCCGCGTGCTCCTGCACGACCTGCTCGAACTGGGCACGATCGAGCGGCACGACCCGCGGCAGGCCACCACATTCCCAGATGACGAGCTGCTCAAGGCGGTGATCCATGGCCTCCGAGCGCGTTGA
- a CDS encoding roadblock/LC7 domain-containing protein, whose translation MSHATGPDWLLDDFVERVPAASQAVLLSVDGLLLGASQDLSQADAEHLSAVAAGFASLSRSAGRHFKGGPVRQTIVEMDSAFLFVTAAGQGAVLAVLSSADSDIGMVAYEMAMLVERIGHNLSTPPRAVPSGADAR comes from the coding sequence ATGAGCCACGCCACCGGCCCGGACTGGCTGCTGGACGACTTCGTGGAGCGTGTTCCCGCCGCGAGCCAGGCGGTGCTGCTCTCCGTCGACGGACTGCTGCTGGGCGCTTCGCAGGACCTGTCCCAGGCCGACGCCGAGCACCTCTCCGCCGTCGCCGCCGGGTTCGCCAGCCTCTCCCGCAGCGCCGGCCGCCACTTCAAGGGCGGCCCGGTGCGCCAGACGATCGTCGAGATGGACTCGGCCTTCCTCTTCGTCACCGCGGCCGGGCAGGGCGCCGTCCTCGCCGTGCTGAGCTCGGCCGACTCCGACATCGGCATGGTCGCCTACGAGATGGCGATGCTCGTCGAACGCATCGGTCACAACCTCTCCACGCCGCCCCGAGCGGTGCCGAGCGGTGCCGACGCGCGATGA
- a CDS encoding DUF4153 domain-containing protein, which translates to MTLVPVEASPTSARHRAIEAPPAPAPRAPSIGVTLAIVVSIVAAMLIGREPGIGTIIAQIVCFAGLLTVGVWQLPRTEDRMERLRDLRMWLLATVSIAFTVIGSQRDAGWVVAVCFVAALLTGSMALAGGSAFAGVLHGSVATWIAGVRQWPWFLRGIAAAWRRALQGSGFAVQMGSLIAAGIAAIALVAAMAIGAVDPVRLLIALVVGTLTIGGMFVLATRPRVNPQWTVHRGLRTPFWVVPVALLDLVVLAHAVIYVGGIVRLVVLVGVATVAIALVATFAPRDTTAQQMTLRLVLGPLCIGVLLHVGVAFGTILDQLDTNGLTRARLAAMAVIVFVGLAYALIVLAGITMRALWLPRAIYGAAIAVVLGFALINPDATIAQTDIDRHVRPELLSSLSADAVDALDELPEPDRSCALREIQADLAEPDGWFAYSHGRAHAREVLAARPINSAVTC; encoded by the coding sequence GTGACGTTGGTACCCGTCGAAGCCAGCCCGACCAGCGCACGCCACCGCGCCATCGAGGCACCGCCGGCACCGGCCCCCCGCGCCCCGTCGATCGGCGTGACGCTCGCCATCGTCGTCTCGATCGTCGCGGCCATGCTCATCGGCCGCGAGCCGGGCATCGGCACGATCATCGCCCAGATCGTCTGCTTCGCCGGGCTGCTGACGGTCGGCGTGTGGCAGCTGCCCCGGACCGAGGACCGGATGGAGCGCCTGCGCGACCTGCGGATGTGGCTGCTCGCCACGGTCAGCATCGCCTTCACCGTCATCGGCAGCCAGCGCGACGCGGGCTGGGTCGTCGCCGTCTGCTTCGTCGCCGCCCTGCTCACCGGTTCGATGGCGCTCGCCGGTGGCTCCGCCTTCGCCGGAGTGCTGCACGGCTCCGTCGCCACCTGGATCGCCGGGGTCCGGCAGTGGCCGTGGTTCCTGCGCGGCATCGCCGCCGCCTGGCGACGAGCGTTGCAGGGCAGCGGGTTCGCGGTGCAGATGGGGTCGCTCATCGCCGCCGGGATCGCCGCGATCGCCCTCGTCGCGGCGATGGCGATCGGTGCCGTCGACCCGGTGCGGCTGCTGATCGCCCTCGTCGTCGGCACGCTCACGATCGGCGGGATGTTCGTGCTCGCCACCCGCCCCCGGGTCAACCCGCAGTGGACCGTGCACCGGGGTCTGCGTACGCCGTTCTGGGTGGTCCCGGTCGCGCTGCTCGACCTCGTGGTGCTCGCCCACGCCGTCATCTACGTCGGCGGCATCGTGCGTCTCGTGGTGCTGGTCGGCGTCGCCACCGTCGCGATCGCGCTGGTCGCCACGTTCGCACCCCGCGACACCACGGCGCAGCAGATGACGCTGCGCCTCGTGCTCGGCCCGCTCTGCATCGGGGTGCTGCTCCACGTCGGGGTGGCGTTCGGCACGATCCTCGACCAGCTCGACACCAACGGGCTGACCAGGGCACGCCTCGCCGCGATGGCGGTGATCGTGTTCGTGGGGCTGGCGTACGCGTTGATCGTGCTCGCGGGCATCACGATGCGTGCCCTGTGGCTGCCGCGGGCGATCTACGGCGCCGCGATCGCCGTCGTGCTCGGCTTCGCCCTGATCAACCCCGACGCCACGATCGCGCAGACCGACATCGACCGCCATGTCCGGCCGGAGCTGCTCAGCTCGCTCTCCGCCGACGCGGTCGACGCGCTGGACGAGCTGCCCGAGCCGGACCGGTCCTGCGCACTGCGCGAGATCCAGGCCGACCTCGCCGAGCCGGACGGCTGGTTCGCCTACAGCCACGGCCGGGCGCACGCCCGCGAGGTGCTCGCCGCCCGTCCCATCAACAGCGCCGTGACCTGCTGA